In the Tindallia magadiensis genome, TCTTTTGGCGGCTCTGATCGATAACCATATCCAACAAGGCAATAAACTAGGTATTGATAATCGCAAAATAACCTGGAGACGTGCGATGGACATGAATGACCGACAGCTTAGAAACATGGTTAATGGCATGGGCGGTAAAGGAAATGGAGTGCCAAGAGAAGATGGGTTTGATATCACCGTTGCATCGGAAGTAATGGCTGCTTTTTGTCTGGCGACAGACTTAAAAGATCTTAAAGAAAGACTGGGTCGTATGGTTGTAGCTTACACACGTGATGATCAGCCGATTACAGCTAATGATCTGAATGCTCAGGGAGCTTTGACAGCTCTATTAAAAGATGCTTTAAAACCTAATTTGGTACAAACGCTGGAAGGAACACCGGCCTTTATTCATGGCGGTCCTTTCGCGAATATAGCTCATGGTTGTAACTCTTTAGCGGCTACACAAACCGCGATGCACTTTGCTGATTATGTGGTGACGGAAGCAGGTTTTGGCGCTGACTTAGGTGCAGAGAAGTTTATAGATATAAAATGCCGTCAGGCAGGAATTCAACCGGATGCTGTCATGGTTGTAGCTACAGTGCGAGCCTTGAAATCTCATGGTGGCGTGAAAAAGGCAGATCTTAATGAAGAAAACCTGGAAGCACTTAAAAAAGGTATTCCTAATCTGATGAAACATGTAGAGAATATGACGAATGTATTTGGATTGCCGGTAGTTGTAGCGATTAACAGGTTCCCCCTTGATACGGAGGCTGAACTGGCCATGGTTCGGGAAGCTTGCCAGGCACAAGGTGTTAATGTAGCCTTGTCTGAAGTTTGGGCAAAAGGTGGCAAAGGCGGCGTGGAAGTAGCGGAAGAAGTCCTTCGCCTTATTGAAGAAAACGATGGAAGCAATTTCAAGTATGCCTATGATGTAGAGGCGCCTATTGCTAAAAAAATTGAAGCCATTGCCACAAAAATATACGGGGCTGATAGTATTCAACTATCGCCGGCAGCTGAAAAAGAAATTGCAAAACTGGAAAAACTAGGTTTTGGAAATCTACCGATTTGTATGGCGAAAAGTCAATATTCCTTATCGGATGACCCGACTAAGATTGGAAGACCGGAAGGCTTTACAGTAGCTGTGCGTCAGGTTAAAGTATCGGCGGGAGCTGGGTTTATTGTAGCGCTAACAGGTGATATTATGACAATGCCTGGATTGCCAAAGGTACCGTCGGCTGAAATGATTGATGTTGATGAAGATGGTATGATTCAAGGATTGTTCTAAGGAGATAATGTAAGATAGCATGTAGCCTATAGAGGCGGGGAAGTTCTCCCGCCTCTTATTATACCCTCTGATTCAAAAGCGGATGAAGGGGAGTGGAGATTCTTTTAGAAAAGGTGGAAATGGAAACATAAGTGTTAAAAAAATAACAATAGCAACTAAAAATTCAAGATTAAGGAGGGTTTACGGATGAAATGGGTTGAAGAAAGTGTGGAAAGGTTTATTAATGAGCTAGGGTCCAAAAATGCTGTGCCTGGCGGGGGAGGAGCAGCGGCTTTGTTAGGAGGAGTGGGAGTTGCTTTGGCAGGGATGGTGGCAAACCTGTCGGCGACAAAAAAGAAAACAGAAGAGCAAAAAAACAGAATTGCAGCCTTGCTGGAAGAGAGTAAAAAACTTCAAGAACGTTTTTTAGAATTAACAGACCTTGATGCAGAAAACTTTTTGCCCTTATCAAAAGCCTATGGACTGCCAACAGACACAGAAGAACAAAAGGAGCAGAAGGAGAAAGTGCTAGAAGAAGCGCTTAAAAAAGCGTGCGAAGTACCTGTAGAAACCGTTGTTATATGTCATAAGGCCATAGATATCCATCATGAACTGGTTCATTTGAGTTCGAAACTGGTCATCAGTGATGTAGGTGTGGGTGTACAAGCTCTGAGAGCTGGCTTGCTCAGTGCAAAGTTAAACGTAGACATCAACCTGAAGCTTATCAAAGATGAAAACTTTATTGGTGAAACCCGCCAAAAAATTGATTCGTTGATTCCAGATGGACTTAAGAAAGCAGACGATGTTTTCGAAATAGTGGAGAGCGCCATTAATAAATAAAGATTCTTTTTTACGCTACCCAACATCCTTAGCCTTTAGGCACGTTAAGGATAGTATTTGAGAAAAGAGAGGAAGATAAAAATGACTGAATTACTTAAAGGAAAACCAGTAGCCGATGCCATTGTGGAAGCATTAAAAAATGATACGACTGTTCTGGAATCAAAAGACATTATTCCTTGCCTGGCCTTGGTCCGAGTGGGTGCAAAATCAGATGATATCGCTTATGAACGAGGAATTGTAAAACGTTGTGATGCTATTGGCATCAAGACGAAGAAAGTGGAGCTGGCGGAGAATATTACTCAAGAAGCCTTTCTTTCAGCCCTTAGGGAGGTTAACGAAGATCCGTTGGTACACGGAATTTTGATATTCCGCCCATTACCAAAACAGCTTGATGAAAAGGTGATTGAAGTTAGTATTGCTCCGGGGAAAGACGTGGATTGCCTTCATCCGGAAAATACAGCAAAGCTGCTAACGGGAGATGAAAGTGGTTTTGTTCCCTGCACTCCTATGGCAGTGATGGAAATATTTAAGCATTATCAAATTCCTTTGGAAGGAAAAAATGCTGTTGTTCTTGGACGTTCTATGGTGGTGGGAAAACCAGCGGCACTATTGTTATTGCAGGAAAATGCAACGGTGACTGTGGCGCATTCTAGAACAAAAGAGTTGGAAAAAATAACGGCTGGTGCTGATATCCTGATAGCGGCCATTGGGCGTTCTGAGTTTGTAAGAGAAAGGCATATCAAAGAAGGTGCTGTTGTAGCGGATGTCGGTATTAATGTAGATGAAGAGGGGAATATGACAGGGGACGTTCATCAGGATGAGGCGAAGGAAAAAGCAGGAGCTTTTACACCTGTTCCTGGTGGAGTAGGATCTGTCACTACAGCGGTCTTAGCAAAACAGGTGATCAAAGCATGCAAAATGCAACATAAGTAAAAAGACGAAAGAGGGAATAGTTAAAAAATTTCAAAAAAATAACTAAAAATCATTGACACGGTGAGTGAATTATCATATTATTTAGTTATTAGAACGGCGTTCCAAAAATAAGGAGTTGCCTAAGGGTCTTGAAGAATCAGTGAAAAATCTTAAGAGCAAGACCGCTGGACCTTTGAAACTAATGAGCCGGGATGCTTGTCTATCATGGATGGGTGTTCCGGATTAAAAAGGTGTTCTGAAAGAAAACGTTTACAAAAGGAGGAGAGCGTCAAATGGCAAAGAAAAAGAGTATTCTTGATCTGATTAAGATGAAGAAAGCCGGCGAACAGGTGGCGTGGATTACAGCCTATGACTATCCTACAGCTATGTTTGCGGAAGCGGCTGGTATGGACATGTTGCTGGTAGGCGATTCACTGGGAATGGTAACGCTGGGGTATAGTGGGACGATTCCGGTAACGATGGAAGATTGTATTTCTCATTGTCAGGCAGTACGCCGAGGAGCGCCAAACACTTGGATTATTGGAGATATGCCTTTTGGATCCTACCAGTCGTCTGATGAACAAGCCGTTGACAATGCTGTGCGTTTTATGAAGGAAGCCGACACGGATTGCATTAAGTTGGAGGGTGGTGTCCGGATACAAAGCAGAATTCGTGCGATTACGGATGCGGGAATACCTGTTATTGGTCATATAGGGCTGACACCACAAAGTTCTGGTCAGTTGGGTGGATTCAAGGCACAAGGAAGAACCGTAGAAAATGCCCGAGGTGTTATTGAAGATGCTTTAGCCGTTCAAGAGGCCGGCGCCTTTGCGATTTTAGTGGAAGCTGTACCGCCGGAATTAACAGAATTCATTACGAAAAAACTAGATATTCCTGTATACTCAATTGGTGCTGGCGCGTGTGACGGACAGTTGCTGATCAGTAGCGATATGGTTGGTAAATTCCAAGCCTTTACCCCGAAATTTGTTAAAAAGTATGCAGAAGTGGCAGAAGTAGAAACCAATGCCTATAAACAATATATTAAAGAAGTAAAAGAAGGCGTATTCCCATCGGATGAGTATGTCTATCATATTACAGATCCTATTGAGGAATTCGAAAAACTTTTCAAGGAGTTTGATTAGAACAGCTGAGAAGTTTATAACAGGATGCTTAGTTTCAGGAAGAGGGAGTCTTATTAACAAGGACCTTTACTAAGGAGGAAATACACATGACAATGAAAGCCATTGAAAAGTATATTCAGGAGAAAACGAATTTTCCATTGAAAGATCTTCACGATATGCCTTCTTCAAAAGTAACATTTGAAGGTGGCGCTCACTATAGAATGGAAGTTCCGGGCATTGAAAATGCAGCGAACTTTGAAGTGTTGGTGAAAGAAGCAGAAGCTAGAAAAGTACCTATTCATCGTGTCATTGGTACGGTTGGTGGATCCGCTGTTTTAGATAAACAAGAATTGAAGCATTATGCACAGATTGGTGCCGATGCGAAGATGGAAACATTAGTGAACCCTGTTCCTACACGTGCTTGGGATACGGGCAAACAGTATGGAACGCCGGAAGGCTATGTTTCTGGTATGCGTGTTCGTGGACAAGATAATTTATATATGTGGCTAAGGGAAGTTAGTCGGTGCATTGATGCAGGAATTAGAGGATTTCTTATTCCGGATGAAGGAATGTTGTATCTAGCAAATAAATTGAGAGCCGATGGTGTAATACCGGCTGATGTTAAGTTTAAGGTATCTGTATTTGCTGGTCACGGAAATGCTGTGGGAGCGAAAATGCTGGAAGAATTAGGCGCTGACAGTTTTAATCCATTGGCGGATCTATCCTTGGCGATGTTTGCTTCTATCCGAAGTGTGACAGATATTCCGCTGGATGTATATATGAGTATTGTTGACTCTATGGGAGGGAATCAACGCCACGTAGAAGCTGATGAAATAGCAAGAATTTGTGCCCCTGTATACTTTAAATTTGAACCGGGCAAAAACGAATGTGACCTATACAATGCTTGGCATGATGATGCTACATTAAACCATTTAGTGAAAGTAAAAGTAAGAATGGCACAAGTGTGTAAAGAGTGGTGCGATGACAGTGATTATGATCTGATCTTCAATGACCATACAGATGATCTTGCTATTCCGAAACCATAGCTAATAGTTCAAAACATAACACCGCTTCATGGCAAAAGATGCCGGGGAGCGGTGTAATCCCCCTATAATGAATGATTGGAGTGATTTGATGAGCAAAAATCCATTTCAAACTGCCTTGACAACTTTGCAAGAAGCAGCTAAAATGGCGGATGTTGAACCGAATGCCATTAAGATGCTTAGTCAACCAAAACGAATTTTTGAATTTACAATACCGATGAAGATGGATAACGGAGAATTAGAAATTTTTACGGCTTATCGCGTGCATTATAATGATGCGCTTGGTCAGGTGAAAAACGGACTAAGATTCGTACCAGATTTAGATTTGGATACAGTGAAAGCTCTTGGGTTCTGGATGACGATTAAACATGCAGTAGGCGGAATTCCCGCTGGCGGAGGAAAAGGTGGCGTTCGAGTAGATGCAGGAAAGCTTTCTGAAGGTGAGCTGGAAAGACTCTCTCGCGCCTATATTCGTAAACTTCCAATGAAAGGTGCTTGGGTAGATATTCCGGGTGCTGATATTGGAACTAGTGCGAAAACCATGGCTTGGATGTTGGATGAGTATGAAGAAATAAACGGTTTCCACAGCCCTGCCGCCATCAATGACAAACCTGCTGAAACTAGCGGGACCGTTGGAAGCATGGAAGCCACTGGAACAGGAGCTTTTTTTGTTACCATGGAAGCTGTGCGAGACTTGAATATACCAAAAGGTTCAACGGTTGCGATTCAAGGTTTTGGAAATGTAGGGCGAATAGCTGCTCGTTTACTGCATAAAGAAGGGTATAAAGTAGTAGGCGTAGCCGATTACTTTGGCGGCGTTTATGATTCTAAAGGCATTGATGTTGATAAATTGGAAGAGCATGCCCTGAATCATCCGAACAGATCTGTGGAAGGCTATGCCGGTGAAAAAGCAATCAATAAAGAAGAAGTACTAGAATTGGATTGCGACATTCTTATTCCAGCGGCGGTGCAAAGTGTTATTCACGAAGAAAATGCTGACAAGATCAAGGCGAAATTAATTATGGAAGCGGCTAATGGTCCAGTGACACCAGGAGCTGAAAAAATGTTGCAAGAAAGAAATGTTCATATTGTTCCGGACGTGTTGACCAACTGTGGAAGTGCTATTGTTTGTTCTTTTGAGCGAACTCAGGGTCTGACGGATAGTTACTGGGATATTGCAACCATTAATTCTCGATTAAAAGAACAAATTACAAAAGCTTATCGTGAAACAATGGATACAGCCCAGAAAAAAGAAACCTCTATGAGAAATGCCGCTTGGATTAATGCTTTACAAAAAGTATCGAAATCCATGAAAGCCAGAGGTTGGATTTAACTAGGAAAAAAGAAAAAGGTTTTCTCTTGGCAGAAAACCTTTTTTAGCCCTACGTAGTGTTCTGGTTTTGGTTGGTGGCGGTTCCGAGGATAATAGGAAAATCTGTAAAAGGATTGGTGATGAAATGGGGCAAGAAAAAACATACCAGGCACCACGTTATCCGGTTCAGACCATTGATAAGGCGTTGGAAGTTCTGGAGATATTATCTGACGAAGGATACCAGGAAGGCTTAGGTGTCAGTGAGTTAAGCAATCGGCTAAATATAGGAAAAAGCACTGTGCATCGGATATTGGATACGCTATTGGCTCGCAACTATATCGAACAATGTGAAGATACCAAAAAATATAGGTTGGGTTGGCGCCTTTTTGAAATAGGGAATATCATTCCTCAGCAGCGAAATTTGTATAATTTTGATATAGGTATTTTACAAGAACTATGCAATCGGTATGAGGAAACCGTTAACTTAGGTGTACGGGTTGATGATAGTGTGGTGACAATATCGAAAGTAAGTCCAAAAGCTTCGTTGATTGCTAATTTACAGATAGGATCTAGAGAATCGCTCCATGCAACGGCCATGGGAAAAGCACTGATTTGCGAAATGACCAAAGAAGAAATTCTGAGTATACTTGGAGATCGAGCACTTCAGGCGTATACGACGGCTACGATTGTAGAGATTGACGAATTGCTGGACGAATTGAAAAAAATAAGAAAGCAAGGCTTCAGTGTGGATGATGAAGAATTTTGTGCAGGACTTACCTGTATTGCAATGCCGGTAAGAGATTATAAAAATGAAATTGTTGCCGCTATCAGTGTGAGCGGAGCCAGCATCAGGCAAACCTATAGTAAGGTTGAGTCTGTTAAAGAAGGATTGAAAGAAGCAACGGATAAGCTGTCTGCTTTTCTAGGATGGCAGGGAGAAGTAAAAGAAACGAAAGGTTAAAAGCAATATCCTGTGTAAGGGAGGCTGGCTATTCCCATGGATCCCATCAAAAATCAAGTGAATGACTTGAAAGAAGAACTTATTGCTCTTAGAAGAGATTTTCACGAATATCCGGAGTTAGGATATCAAGAACATCGAACAGCACAAATTGTAGAAGAATATTTGCAGGAATTAGGTATTGAAACATTTCGTATGACTCAAACTGGCGTGACAGGTATGATTAAAGGAAAGACAGAAGGTCCTGTGTTAATGTTGCGAGCTGACTTGGATGCCCTGCCAGTTCAGGAGGAAAACAAAGTTCCTTATGCATCCAAAAATCCGGGAGTCATGCATGCCTGTGGTCACGACGCACATACGGCAATGCTAATGGTGGCGGCAAAAGTATTGGTTGGGATAAGAG is a window encoding:
- a CDS encoding formate--tetrahydrofolate ligase codes for the protein MKTDIQIAQEATPQDIREIAAQLNLTEDDLDLYGKYKAKVSTEHVKKAKEGKKAKLILTTAINPTPAGEGKTTTTIGVADALSYLGKKTIVALREPSLGPVFGVKGGAAGGGYAQVIPMEDINLHFTGDIHAIGTANNLLAALIDNHIQQGNKLGIDNRKITWRRAMDMNDRQLRNMVNGMGGKGNGVPREDGFDITVASEVMAAFCLATDLKDLKERLGRMVVAYTRDDQPITANDLNAQGALTALLKDALKPNLVQTLEGTPAFIHGGPFANIAHGCNSLAATQTAMHFADYVVTEAGFGADLGAEKFIDIKCRQAGIQPDAVMVVATVRALKSHGGVKKADLNEENLEALKKGIPNLMKHVENMTNVFGLPVVVAINRFPLDTEAELAMVREACQAQGVNVALSEVWAKGGKGGVEVAEEVLRLIEENDGSNFKYAYDVEAPIAKKIEAIATKIYGADSIQLSPAAEKEIAKLEKLGFGNLPICMAKSQYSLSDDPTKIGRPEGFTVAVRQVKVSAGAGFIVALTGDIMTMPGLPKVPSAEMIDVDEDGMIQGLF
- a CDS encoding cyclodeaminase/cyclohydrolase family protein produces the protein MKWVEESVERFINELGSKNAVPGGGGAAALLGGVGVALAGMVANLSATKKKTEEQKNRIAALLEESKKLQERFLELTDLDAENFLPLSKAYGLPTDTEEQKEQKEKVLEEALKKACEVPVETVVICHKAIDIHHELVHLSSKLVISDVGVGVQALRAGLLSAKLNVDINLKLIKDENFIGETRQKIDSLIPDGLKKADDVFEIVESAINK
- a CDS encoding bifunctional 5,10-methylenetetrahydrofolate dehydrogenase/5,10-methenyltetrahydrofolate cyclohydrolase, whose product is MTELLKGKPVADAIVEALKNDTTVLESKDIIPCLALVRVGAKSDDIAYERGIVKRCDAIGIKTKKVELAENITQEAFLSALREVNEDPLVHGILIFRPLPKQLDEKVIEVSIAPGKDVDCLHPENTAKLLTGDESGFVPCTPMAVMEIFKHYQIPLEGKNAVVLGRSMVVGKPAALLLLQENATVTVAHSRTKELEKITAGADILIAAIGRSEFVRERHIKEGAVVADVGINVDEEGNMTGDVHQDEAKEKAGAFTPVPGGVGSVTTAVLAKQVIKACKMQHK
- the panB gene encoding 3-methyl-2-oxobutanoate hydroxymethyltransferase; the protein is MAKKKSILDLIKMKKAGEQVAWITAYDYPTAMFAEAAGMDMLLVGDSLGMVTLGYSGTIPVTMEDCISHCQAVRRGAPNTWIIGDMPFGSYQSSDEQAVDNAVRFMKEADTDCIKLEGGVRIQSRIRAITDAGIPVIGHIGLTPQSSGQLGGFKAQGRTVENARGVIEDALAVQEAGAFAILVEAVPPELTEFITKKLDIPVYSIGAGACDGQLLISSDMVGKFQAFTPKFVKKYAEVAEVETNAYKQYIKEVKEGVFPSDEYVYHITDPIEEFEKLFKEFD
- a CDS encoding Glu/Leu/Phe/Val family dehydrogenase: MSKNPFQTALTTLQEAAKMADVEPNAIKMLSQPKRIFEFTIPMKMDNGELEIFTAYRVHYNDALGQVKNGLRFVPDLDLDTVKALGFWMTIKHAVGGIPAGGGKGGVRVDAGKLSEGELERLSRAYIRKLPMKGAWVDIPGADIGTSAKTMAWMLDEYEEINGFHSPAAINDKPAETSGTVGSMEATGTGAFFVTMEAVRDLNIPKGSTVAIQGFGNVGRIAARLLHKEGYKVVGVADYFGGVYDSKGIDVDKLEEHALNHPNRSVEGYAGEKAINKEEVLELDCDILIPAAVQSVIHEENADKIKAKLIMEAANGPVTPGAEKMLQERNVHIVPDVLTNCGSAIVCSFERTQGLTDSYWDIATINSRLKEQITKAYRETMDTAQKKETSMRNAAWINALQKVSKSMKARGWI
- a CDS encoding IclR family transcriptional regulator; the protein is MGQEKTYQAPRYPVQTIDKALEVLEILSDEGYQEGLGVSELSNRLNIGKSTVHRILDTLLARNYIEQCEDTKKYRLGWRLFEIGNIIPQQRNLYNFDIGILQELCNRYEETVNLGVRVDDSVVTISKVSPKASLIANLQIGSRESLHATAMGKALICEMTKEEILSILGDRALQAYTTATIVEIDELLDELKKIRKQGFSVDDEEFCAGLTCIAMPVRDYKNEIVAAISVSGASIRQTYSKVESVKEGLKEATDKLSAFLGWQGEVKETKG